AGGCTTGCTGTCCTTGGgagctgtgagagcagaacttgcTTATCTTAACTTGAGctaactgtctgaggcctcttGTCTCTGCGGCTCCCCGCTCTTCTGGCAGGGTTTTCTGTTTGcaggctagaattctaaaatggggcagtctttgaaaaagagaagtttaaaatatatacgACCtagaaacatttaagaaattgTTCCTCATCACTATTGACATAGGTTTAATCCCTCAGCGTtccggagcaccactgggtatgaccctcccCAAATTAAGAAgtttatttaagaatttattctTGTTGTTATtgagttttgagccatacccaaacGGTATTCAGAACTTCcaccttgctctgtactcagggattaccatcagaagtgccaggaatcgaatccaggttgatCACTGcagtgcaagcaagcaccctgccttctatactatgtctctggcccccccaagaatcttgttgttgtttttgggcgacacctggcaatgttcaggtattatttctggctctgcactcaagaatcactcttgacttgtttgcgggaccatatgagatgctgagaattgaacccaggtcggccacatgcaaggcaggaatGGTTGGtacttgctgtgctgttgctctggtcccgGTAAGCTATTTTTAAGAAGTTAGAGAAGTAGTTTCCATGGACCAAATTTGAGAAAATAGAAGTATCACATACATCACTATGGTAATATTATGAGCCATAGGCTAGAATAAGAATTCAGCAGTCGATCTCGTATAATTGAAGGAGGGGGAcgaaaagatagcacaatgggtacagcacttgccttgtcgGCAGCCAACCTGATAGTATGGCATCTCCTGTGTGCCAGGCGTTAGAGCGATTATCCCTACGGTACCTGATGCAGAAGCAGAGCCAGGCTGTGGACATGTTCCTTAATGCCCCTGGGGCCCCAGGACCCGGCACTAGATTCCTGAATGACATCATAAGCATGTCTCCTGGGAAGAATAAGGTCCCTGGACGATACCATTGGGGCCTCTGTCTCCTGGAGTCAAACTTCTGAAGGGCAGACAAAGTGAGGCAGGTCGGCTGTGCAGGTTGGTTCAGTCTGGCCTCCTGCTGGTAGAGCAAAACACAAGTCCACATCAGGAGTGCCCCCCCTAGACAATGAAGGTGCAAGGGACTCAGAATCCCCTATGAGTTAATGAAGGCCAGGATTCCGCTCTCAATCATCTCTGAAATGTCCAAACCCAGCACTTGGGGGCAGTTCTGGAGAATAAATGGTGGTTGAAATTGAGAGGCAGATCCGGCAAAAACATGACTCTCAACTTACTATCTTCAAGTACCAAAAATCTGCAGACCAGTTTTCCAGACTCCTGAGCCAGCCCCATCTAAAATATGGGCACAAAAATAGACTAGAATGACAGGGCTAGCAATAGAATGACAGCCGTAGGACAGTTCTTAGGGTAAGAACATAGACACAGTCCACAGGGTAGGGTGACTGCCTTTGTGCATGGCTGAACTGTGTtaaatctccggcatcccatatggttcccagattcCCCACcggaagttattcctgagcacggagccaagagtaagccctgagcatcgccaggtgtggtccctaaacaaaaacaaaatgcgaGATCTAGGCAGAGTTTCCCAGTGATAAGAGTTGACATTTACTGCACACgaagccctgagcagagtcagcccCGGTGAAGTCAGTACTGCAAAGGGCAAGAGGGCTGGGAGATTATATAATGAGCCAGATGTCTCACAGCTGGGGATGGTGTGGGGGACAGAGCTGGTAAGCAGAGAATCTGCCCTTGGGCACCGGCCTCTGAAAGCTGCTGGGCTATTCCTGGCTGGTCAGGGACCATTGTCCTGTCTTCCTCTGAACACAACCTGGGACGGTGCCACTTGGAACCAACATCGTGTTCTCCCAGGTAAGAGGCTGGGCTGAAAGCCAAGACAGAGAAGAGACCTGATGGGAGGCGCAGAACAACCAAACATCGCGGGAGAATTGTGGGGGCCCAGGGAAGAGGCCAAAGGGTCTGGAGTCAaggcttcaattcctggcatggtACCATCCTAGCTCCTTGCAGCTAGTGAAAGTGACCCCATCCCAAAAGAGTTCAGGGGCTTCGCCCTTGAACGTGGCAGACTCCAGCtggttcccccagcatcccttctgGTTTCCCTgagtccctgccaggagtgacacctgaacacagagccaggagtaaatttagATCACTGCCTCCAAAAAAATAGAGTGGAGGGGCCAGATAAGTATGCCTTGAATGGACAAACCCTAGGCTCAATACCTAGCTTTGCCTGACCCCCAAACCTCACCAGAGGCAGCCctgtggtccccagcactgcagtaTTGAAATAGCACTGTAATACCTGGCAAGAGCACTAACCCTCTGTCTGTTGATGGTTGTtactagaagtgacccctgagctccccCACGCACTCCcctacataattttttttgtgaaagAGTCAAGACTCATCAAAATGCATTGGCGCTCAGAACCTGGGGAAGAGGAGAATTGAATCCAAAAAAAGCTCTGCAGAGATGAGCTCGGAGCTGCAGTGAAAGCACAGCTGTGGGGGCTGTTGCTAAGAAGACTCGGGGTTCAGCACAGGACGCAGGGGCTGTGTCAGGTGAGGCGCGGTGGGGGTGTCTGCCCCCGCTCTCTGGGAGCAGGGAGGCTCCCTGGTAGGGTTCGCTGGAGGAAATGGCAGGCTGCTCTGCTCTGTTCTGGAGGCTGGGAGTTTGGGGGAGCCCCTTTGGAAGAGATGGTTAGCTGGAAAGGGATAGTTTGGGCCCTTTGGGCATTGATTGGGGGACCCAGAAACCAGACACGGAATTAATTATACAGCTGTCCACACCAAGTCTAGTCTCACGAGGTTTAGCCTCTCTTCATGAGGCTTCCTTCATATGGGCTCCGAGAACAGTTCTGGGTACAAGGAGGAGTCTTTTGACCTTTTCATCACTGTCAGCTCCCCAGATCCTGCTTTTCTCCTACATCTATAGCCTCTCCTGCTGATATTGAGCTTCTCCCTCACCTCCCATTGGTCCTACCACAACTTAGATTGACCTGGCTGGATGCTACTGGCTTTTGGCTCTCCCCCACTCCTGACCCATGGAGGCTTCCTAAAGCTCCAATCCCCCCTCAACTCCCCCAGCCTGCAAGTCCCACCAACCCCTGCCTGCAATCCTTTGGTGGCAAAAGAAGTAGGTCCTTGCAgggtttctttattattattattttttttgcctgttttgttTACCCACAATGGCAGAAAATAATTTAGGTGCCAGGAGAGCTGCTGACCTCAAAGTCCATATGaaggtcattcattcattcattcattcatccgtTGGTTTATTCACTCAATATGCTGTCAAGACACCAGCCTAGATGGTCTGATTTCATCTTCCCAAGCAGCCTTTCGGGGTAGCAGTTGTCATCATTGTCATTGTTCAGTATTTCGCAAAAGAACCAAACTGAGATTCAGAACGGAAGTTCCTCCTACAGCTGAGCCACAGCCCACTGGAAATCCATCAATGTCATTCACTTCCTGGCCAAGGAGGAAAAGAACGTGCTTCCAGCATGGGAACAGGGCGAACCAGAGGAGTAGGGAAGGAATCTAGGAATGTGACACTGGATCAGCAGTGATGGGGGGCAGGAGGAAGGAGACACTTTAATCCAGGCCCAGTGAGAAGCAGAGGAAGTTAAGAAATCAATTTcctgtctttccagccctgttCCTTCTCTGCCTCCTTCCTGCCCCCAGACACAGGGGACATTTCCTCCCACCACCACacccccaactcccccccccaccctttcAGGGTGTATCTGCAACTTCAGTCTTCCTTTGAGGGATTCCATCCAAGAGGATGGATCAAAATCAACCTCCCAAAAGATAGATGGGAAAAAAATGCCAATATTTCCTGCAAAACCCTATCCCTCCTACCCCCCCAGTCTCCCATCTTTGATCCAGTGCACTCTCTAGAAATCTTTCCCAAGAGCCAAGAAGCCCCAAGAATTCTAGAGTGGGGTGGGCACAAGAAAGGGAGCCCTTAGATCAGAAATGCACTTGGAGCCCACCTCCCCCTCGATTGCCACTTGCTCCTGAGGCTATGTCATCAGGTATGCTCATCTGTATAGTGGGTACAACACCAAGGGCAGGAGGCTGTCAAGAGTGTCCATGGATTCTGTAGCTGAACAGAGCACCTGGGAAAGAGCAGGCTTTCAGCCCAGAATGCAGATTGGAAAGAAAACAGCCTCCCGGCCCCCCCACTCCCAAGGACAGAATTATAAAGCATATTAGAAAACAGATACAGGGTGAATGTgccctggggtgctggggaggggGGGAATCGTTTCTTTTGTCCCGTGTTTGATTAgacaccagaaaaataaaaaaacacggGAACAAAGAATCAAAAGGGAGCAGGATGACTGATAAGGGCTCTCTCTGGTTTCCCCTGACCTTACCCACCTGTAGGAGGTCCAGGGCCCGACTCTGGGTCTCCTAtgccagttttttctttttctttctttctctctttctttctttctttctttctttctctttctcttctttctctttctcctcttttctctttctccttctcttctttctctctttctctctcttctctctctttctttctttctttctttctttctttctttctttctttctttctttctttctttcttttctttcctttctttcttctctttctttcttctctctttctttctttctttctttctttctttctttctttctttctttcttttctttctttctttctttcttctctctctctttttttttttatattttttttgttttgttttgtttttttttttttttggtttttgggtcacacccagcggtgctcaggggttactcctggctgtctgctcagaaatagctcctggcaggcacgggggaatcataatgggacaccgggatcgaaccaaccacctttggtcctggatcagctgcttgcaaggcaaacgccactgtgctatctctccgggccctctttcttctctctttctctttctttctttcttctctttctttctttctcttcctttctttctttttctttctttctttcttctttctttcttctctttctttctttctttcttcttttcttctttctttccttttttctttttctctctttctctcttctttctttttattattctagAACAGTTTTAATGTGATGAATCTTGAAACAATTATTGTATCTTTTATTCCcccctttttaattaatatccttatttaaacaccttgattacaaatatgattgtagttgggtttcatcatgtagcccagcatttttcaaccactgtgccacagagatattgtctggtgtgcggTGGGGACAATTCCAATTTCATCCCTAGCAAGCGGCTTCGGCTCACacatagaccaatcattagattcttTCTTaacaaaatcattataaaatcatCTCGTTGTGTTTATtggattcctattcaagagaatgacTTTATAGAGTCAATATAGccacagaataatttttttaaacgttttataatggtggtgtgcctcgtgatttttttcattattttgcctTTGCACCAAacgggaccagagaggtagcatgaaggtagggcgtttgccttgcaggcagaaagacggtggttcgaatcccggcatcccatagggtcccccgagcctgccagaagcgatttctgagcatagagccagggaggaacccctgagcacaggcggttgtgacccaaaaaccaaataaaaataaaataaaataaattatttgtgtttATGTGATTCCTATTTAGAGAATAACTTTATagagtcaatataggcacagaataaactttttaacattttttaatggtggtgtgcctGGCCAAggcattatttcattattttgcctTGGCACAAAAAAAGGTCGAAAAAACTCTGTGTCCTAGTCCAAAATGCAAAACTCCAAGCCAAAGCGGTGGGACTACAACTCCCGGCAAACCCCGGGACAACCCGCCGGGGGAACTACAACTCCCGGCAGGCCCTATCCTCCCGCAGCCGACGCTTCCGGATGGACTACAACTCCCGGCAAGCCTTGCGCCGAATTTTCCTGCTTAGCCTACAGCGAGAGAGCCCGGAGGGTGTGGAGGGGGGGGGAGCCGGGGAAGGAACTACAACTCCCGGCAGGCCTCGCGCGCGGGCCCCGCGGGATGCAGACGACGCTGACAGCTGCCGGCGGGCGGGCTAGAAGGATGGAGGCCGGGGAGGCAGCGCCGCCAGCGGGTCCGGGCGGCTGGAGCAAGTGGGTGCGGCTCAACGTGGGGGGCACCGTGTTCCTGACCACCCGGCAGACGCTGTGCCGCGAGCAGAAGTCCTTCCTCAGCCGCCTGTGCCAGGGGGAAGAACTGCAATCGGACAGGGTGAGGCCCTGGGGGTGCCTGGGGCCTGGGCTTGGGGATGTTGGCATCTTGGGGGGGCCCTGCCTGGGACCCCCCAATGCTTTGCCCACCCCAGAGCACCCCTGGTTTTGGGGGGTGTGGAGGGTTGGCCAGCACCATCCACCCATCAGGCTCTTCTCCTCTCCAAATTGGGGTTCCCCTTCATGGGCAAAGGGAAGCCAAATCCCACTTTCCAGGATGCTTGGGCAGCAAGTGGGGCGCTGGAGCTGCGTGGGGACGTCCTGGGGGCCCCTCTCTGTGGCCCCCACTTCATCGGGGCTCCAGCATTGAGGTGGCTGGCATGACCTTGTTGGCTCAGATCCTCCTGCTGCACCCCATCTCTTGCTTCCCTTTCTGTCTGGCCTAGAATATCCTGGAGGGAGACTGGGTCTTGAGGTGACCTCCATAGCTCCCCCTtttcctgggattttttttttcccttcagctCTCTGGTTTTGTGACCTTAGTTAGGTCCCCCTCCCTCTCACCTCTGGAAGTGGAAGATGCTCCTGTTTCCCTCTGTTGCTCTGCACCCAAGAAGCCGCAACCTCCCTGCAGGCTGCCTGCGCCCCCATGAGCTAGCTGGTGGCAGCAGCTGCCCTTGGAAACTTGTAAACAGCCCCAGTAGGACCAAAAGGCGCTTCTGGGGCACAGGCTCTGAAGAGGGGGACATGTCTCTGCAGCCTGTTTCCTACCTGCTGGTCACCCCGTGAGGCCCTCTGGTGTTGGGGGAAGAAGGAGCAAAGCTCCCGGAGACCCCAACATTGCCTCCCATCTACCTCCACCCCACCTAATGTCAGCATAGAGGCAAAAGAGGAGAGATTTGAGATTTGGATCTggagagctagagtgatagcagagcggtagggtgtttgccttgtatgtggcccactCCGACCCAGGGTgcgatcccaggcatctcatatggtcagctgagcccgccaggagcaatttatgagcgcagagccaggagtaactcctgagcattgccagatgtggcccaaacgctccccaaaataaaagagatgtGGATTGGGAGTGTCTGACCCCAGGGCCTTTTTATGGGGAAACTCTGGGAGGGTGAGGACCCCTagtcaggattttttttgtttgtttgtttggttttgggtccacacccagctgcgctcaggggtttactcctggttccaagttcagaaatcgcccctggcaggcacaggggaccatatgggatgccggaattcgaaaccaccaaccttctgcatgaaaggcaaacgccttacctccatgctatctccccggcccctagtCAGGATTTTTAACTGTGGGTATGTGTGGAGTCTGCAGTACAGGGTCatggtggggggagggagggagggaggaaaggagggagggagggagggagggagggagggaggggagggagggagggagagagagaaagagagagagagagagagagaggagagatgaagatgagagagagagaagtgagattgagagagagagagagagaaacagggctATATCTgggatttgagagagagagagagagaggagagtgtgAAACACAGGGCTATATCTGGGATTTTTTCCTGGGGGCCCTTTTGCCTGCCTGAGATGAGACCTAGGTGGGGTATGGTTGTGCCCTAGTTCCTGTGATGGCCTCCGACCGCCCAGTGTGTCTTGATTTCATCCAGCCATTTCCCTTTCGGGGGCAAAAAGCGCTCCCTGACTTCCGCCCCCCCACCCCATATTCCTTTAGCAGGTGGGCCGTGAGGGGGTGGTGGAGCCTCATTCCTGTCTTCTCCACATCCCACAGGACGAGACTGGGGCCTACCTCATCGACCGAGATCCCACCTACTTCGGACCCATCCTGAACTTTCTGCGGCCATGGCAGCTGGTGCTGGATAAAGATATGGCAGAAGAAGGGGTGAGCTGGCCGGGGGAGGGGGTGGCAGCAGGTGGGTGTGGGGGCACCACCTGGACTCTGCTGGGGGAATCTAGAGGGGCCCCCCTCATTTCCAGCTCAGCCCAGGCTTCCTGCTTCGCTCCCACAGCCTTTGCCTAGCCCAAACTCAAGGCTCTTCGAGGCCAGCAGGTGCCAGCTTTTGGCAGGAGCTATCAGGGCGGTAGCAgaatatggggggggggcagaaggtGGGAAGCACTTTGGGCAAGAACCCACTTTGTCCCCCATCTCCTGTAAGCGGGCAGGGGCTGGCGTGGGGAGAGATAAAGTTCCTGGTGCTGACGTGCTTGCCGGGGGAGTGTTGTCATCCAGGATAGGTGGAGAAGGGCACCTTGTCCCCGAATCTGGCAACACTGTGTCAGGGTGGGTGGAGGCTGCCAGGGAGGGGGTAAGGAAGGGCCACCCCCCCCTGTCTTCCCATCAGGGGGTGGAGGCCTGGAAATGAGAGTTGTATCTGAGAGAAGTCTGCAGCTGAATTCAGGGACCGTGGGCCAGGCCAGCATATCCATGTCCAAGGCTGGCTGGCTCCTGCTGTGTGAGTAGGTGGGGGAGCAGGGCCTGGGGACAGAAGTCAGGTGTTGGGGCCCAAAAGATTACACAGCAGTAGAAccatctgccttgtacacagctgatccaggatggatgttggtttgaatcctggcatctccatAGGgacccccctagcctgccaggagtgatttctgagcatagagccaagaggaacccttgagcactgtaggcatgcccccccaagaaaaacagaAGTAGGGTGATTCCCACAATAGGGTATCCCTAGCCCCAAGCTTTCCTAGCTCCACAGTGACCAAAAGCCCCCCCCACCCGAGGCTGCAGCTCTAGCCTACCCCTCCCGGCACCCACATCTTGTATGGGCCGAGTCAGTGAGCCCCACCCTACTGTGTGTAGAGAGGCAGGTAGTGGGGCATATGAAGGCAGTGCCTGACTCTGTGTGAGACCTGAGAGTAGACCTGGGAGAAGACGGGGATTCCCAAGGGAACCCCAGGATCCAGGACTGTCTGTGTTTCAACTCCTAGGTCCCTAAATGGCACAGGGAAAGTTTTTCGGCTATGTCTCCTGTCCCCAACTTTGCGGGGCTTTGCCAGTGCCCAGGAGGGCCTCACACTAGCATCTTGACTTGGGCCTGGCAGGAAACCTCAGCTCGTGGCCCTTGCTTATAAGCAGCTGTcctctggcctcagtttccctcttgtAACAAGGGCACTGGAAAAGCCCTCCTCAAATGCAAGAACTGAATGCCATCAATGGGGGGGGCGAGGTCTTTGCCCTGCCACTCGGCTGCATGGATGGGAGCTGGGGTGAGGGGACCCTGCCTCCGCCATGGCTTGGAACAGCCCCTGATGAGTGGACTGGGAGCCCTAGTGGGCACAGTAGGGGTTTGGCTCTGAAGGGGCAGCTCTAAGGGGACAGGGAGGAATTCCTAGTGCTGCCCCCCAACCCTGAATTCAGAATGACTGAAGTGGGGGCGAACTTGAAGGTGGAGGGCGGCAGAGGGGCATGGGCAGCAGGCATGTGACTGGCACTGTCGCCCAGGGGTCCTGGAGGAGGCAGAGTTCTACAACATCGGGCCGCTTATCCGCATCATCAAAGGACCGCATGGAGGAGAAGGACTACAGCGTCACGCCAGGTGGGGGCATCCGGGGCTCAGGGAGCAGCTTCCTGGGTGGGAGGTACAGGCAGCTCTGGGAAAGCCCTCGGGTGGGGTGGGTAGCCATCCCCTACCTTGCCCACCATTCAAGTGACACCCCCATCTCCAGCCAGCCTGCTCTCTCTCTGCACTTTGGGGTCCTCTTGTGGAACAGAGGGGGGTCCCAGTGTGAAGTGCCAGGGGCAaggttagaatagaatttagccATGGGTGGGATTGGCCAGATCCCAAGGTTTGGGGTGGGGCTTTTCTGATATGGGGGCCTAGGCTCCAGAGTTGGGAGCTGGGGGTGGTTGCTATGGGTGGAACAGAAAATGAGGTTCTCCCTGTACCCCATTTCCCTCTGTTCTCTCATCTGCTGTCCAGTCCTAAGCCTGACCTTTCTTAGGGGGTTCAGGGGTGTTTCTCCAGGATAGTCCCACTATCCAGGAGTAGGACCTATCCAGGACTCTGCGATGGGGACTGGATGGTCCATAGGTTTGGCCCAGCAGGCCACATGAGACTGGCTGTGAGGGATCTGGGGGTGCCCCAGGTGTGTGCTCCAACCCTAAGAGCTGGTCTCCATGCTGCTCCCCAACCTCGGCTCTCTCTTGGGGTCATCTTGACTACAGCCGCCCTCGTCTTGGGGTCTCGGATTCAAGGTCGTGCGTGACTTGTGGTTCTATGTGATCGCTCATGTACGCTCAGCTTCCATCCTGGTCGCCCCCACCCACCTTCCCTGAGGGGAATCAGAAGTGGTGCCCGTCCACGATCCCCCCTCAAGGTGCTGACCCGTGGCCCCTCTGCCCGCAGGTGCCACCCAAGCATGTCTACCGCGTGCTGCAGTGCCAGGAGGAGGAGCTGACGCAGATGGTGTCCACCATGTCCGACGGCTGGCGCTTCGAGCAGGTGGGTGTGCTGCCCGGCCTTGCCCTGGGGGCCCCCCACCAGGCTGGCCTGCTCAGCAAAGGCAGCCCTGGGTAGTGGGCTGGCCAAGAGGGGAGCCGGTCCAGCCCATTCTACTTACTACCTGACTGCCGGGCAACCTCTCCCTGGGCAGGGCGTATGCAGCCCCAGCCTGGGGAACCACGCCCACCAGCAGCAGAGGTGGGACTCCCAGAGTCCCCCCTGGGCCCCCAGGAACCCACCTTCCCTCAGGCCTCTTCTGGCCTCCAGTTAGAGCGAATGAGGTTCAAGCCGCGGGGACAACTGTTCAGCTGTCATCCTTCACCACCAAGGGAACCCATGGTGCAGGATGGGGGAGGACCTAAACCCAGGAGGGGAGGAGACTGTGAACCCCTGAACCTCTCGTGCCCCCCACCCCTCCCACCCCCGCAATCCTGAGGCAGTTGAGCTCCTAGCCTGCCTCAGTCTCCTCACCCAGGCAGGCTAATAAGCCCAGGGAGGAACATTTTTGCATCCTGTCCTGAAAACCGGTAGGACCTGGGATCTGGCTTTCaatcctgagccctgctaggcaGCTGGTGTTTCCTCACCAGCCTCCGGGTTTGGGGACAGGACTGGGGCTCTCCAAGCTTGTGCAGGGTTCACCGGGGCAGCCTGGAGGCTCCTGTGGATCAGTTGTTCAGACCCTTAGGGGACAGGGGTTCCCTCCTGAGGGACTTCAGCAAGCTGAGGTGCAGACTGGTCagaccacccccccccacccaggtCGTTTGTCCTCTGGCCAAAGAAATAATTAAGCTGCAGCAGTTCAGCCAGCCTCTGCCTCAGGGAACAAACTACCTTCTGTGGGTTCAGTGCCAGGGGCTACTTCCACCGTGCTGCAAAACTGGGGCGGGCCACCGATGGTCTGTCCCAGGATCTGCCTGTGTTTATAGCAAGTGGCCTGCTAGATTAGAGACttgatctggggggggggggtgcgtgCCCGGCAAGGAGAGGCCCTGGTGATCCTGCCCCCTTCCTGCTGGGATTTGGCCCAGCTGAGCCAGTGGAGGGGGTCACCTGGAGACAAGGGGAGAAAGTTGGGCGGGACAGAAAGTGCGCCATCAGTACCTGGGCTggcctgtccccccacccccaacccccctgCGGCCTGTCACCCGAGTTCCCCTGCTGTCCCCCGCAGCTGGTGAATATTGGCTCGTCCTACAACTATGGCAGTGAGGACCAGGCCGAGTTTCTGTGCGTGGTCTCCAAGGAGCTGTACAGCTGCCCACACGGGCTGAGCTCCGAGTCCGGCCGCAAAACCAAGGTGAGTGCCCCCCTCTCCCCTCCGGCTGCCCCTGCCCCCGCCATTCTCCCCATATCACCCCCATTCCTGCTGCTTCTCCCTCCCGCCGCGCCCACACAGCCCCGCTCAGCACCGATGCCATCCATTCCATGCCACCGTGTCCTGTCTGCTCACACTGGTGGCCCAGGCTGGGGGAGAAGGAGACCATGAGCTGAGACCACCCGGGCCGCGGTGTTGGCCGCGTCAGCTGGTGTGGACTAGGGGGTCCGCCCAAGGGCTGACCACACAGTAGCCCCAGGGCTGTATGGCCCAGGAATCTCAGCTGTGCCCTCTCCCATGGGCACTACCATCCTCCGGACATCAGTCCATTTCCCAGGACAGGGTCAGGGCAAAAAGGCCAACTCTGAGAATCCTGCctcttctcccacccccacctaCCCCCAAAGTCTCCATTCTTGTCTGGAGCTCTGCTGGGAGTCAAGGGTCAAGCAGCCTGTCCATCCTGGGCCCCTTTAATTAAGGCAGTCCCCCTTGAAGGCGGGGCAACCAGCCCGCGCCCAGCCAATCTAGGAGGGAGCCGGCCCTGGGGCCTCCTCTGGCCGCCTGCCCAGttgcttctctctctgtgtctgcttCTCTGTCCTGTGACTTTCCTCCTGCCCACCCGGCCCATCTTGGGTGGTCTTGGGGGGTGATCAAGACTGACCTTGTGCTACCTGTCGCAGGATCTGGGGATCCAGAGCTAGACTCTGCGCTCCCTGGTCCTGTACCCTGATCTTAGGGGCCTCCTCTGCTGGGGCGATGCCCCCAATGCCCCCCTTCACCCCCCCCCACCACTGGTCCCCACCTCTACCCCCCCTCTGTGGCTTTGCCCAGATCCTGGCCTGGCTTCTGGAGTTGGGGGGCAGGAGGAGAGGTGCCCCCTCGGTTAGCTATGCTCTTTCTTCCCCCCCTGGGTCCGGCGGTTCACAGAGCACCGAG
The Suncus etruscus isolate mSunEtr1 chromosome 4, mSunEtr1.pri.cur, whole genome shotgun sequence genome window above contains:
- the KCTD17 gene encoding LOW QUALITY PROTEIN: BTB/POZ domain-containing protein KCTD17 (The sequence of the model RefSeq protein was modified relative to this genomic sequence to represent the inferred CDS: deleted 2 bases in 2 codons), with amino-acid sequence MQTTLTAAGGRARRMEAGEAAPPAGPGGWSKWVRLNVGGTVFLTTRQTLCREQKSFLSRLCQGEELQSDRDETGAYLIDRDPTYFGPILNFLRPWQLVLDKDMAEEGVRVLEEAEFYNIGPLIRIIKDRMEEKDYSVTQVPPKHVYRVLQCQEEELTQMVSTMSDGWRFEQLVNIGSSYNYGSEDQAEFLCVVSKELYSCPHGLSSESGRKTKSTEQPLEKEEQPQEEEVEVEVERVQVEAEPQEKARSSQDPAHPSSLTPPPPPPPTPPLPPLQAGGPRVPPRRPEALRALRVSTRPLAAPPSCQPPCCYKPEAPGCEAPDHLQGLGVPI